The DNA region TTCCTCCTCCTTTTGCTGCTACTGTTATATTTATTTTATCTGAGTTATCTACACTATAATGGATTACTGCTGGTGTATTATTTTTTGTATTTTTTCTTTCACCTGCTGGATCGCTCACTACTGAATATCTTAGTGTATTATCTGGATCTGTATATCCTTTTGCTACACCTTCATTTAATACTTCTTCTAATTCTTTACTCAATTCTAGTTTTGCGTTTAATCCCACTTTTATAAATATATTTACTGATCCTGTATCTTGGCATAATGGTCTGTGCCCCATCGCACACATCTTTGAATTTATTAATATTTGTGCTATCGCATTTTTCGCTGATTGCGATTCCTCTTTTTCATATGCTTCTACCATCGCTTTTACAAAATCTTCTGGATGATAATATGATATATATTGACAGGCCCCTGCTATACTATCTATTATATCTTGCTCTTTTATTACTTTCATTTCTTCACCTTAAATTATAAATAATTAACTCTTCCCTAGAGCGACTGGATCAAAATCCTATTAATTTAAAATCAAAATTAAATTTTATCGATAAAGGTTAATTATAACAGTAAGAAAAGGATAAAAAAAGGACTTTAATATATTTTTTTATGCTTTTCTTAAGGAAGTAAGTTTTTTTTAAAAGTTTTTTTCTAGATTTTCCAAAAATTCTTTAGGATTTTTATAACCAATAATTTTTGCTTTTTTTATTTCATTTGCATTTTTATCCCAAAAAATAATTCCAGGAGGTCCAAAAATACCAAATTTTTTTTGTAACTCTTTATCATCTATTGTATTTTTAGTTACATCAGCTTTTAATAAAGTAAATTTTTTTAATTTTGATATTACTTGTTTATCTTTAAAAGTAATCTCTTCAAACTCTTTACAAGCAACACACCAATCTGCATAAAAATCTAACATAACTGGTTTTGTTGAATTCTTGATTGATAAATTTAACTCTTCAATATTTCTAACTTTTTTCCAAGACAGTTCACTCATTTCATATGTTGCAACTTTTTGTGAGATAAACTTTTCTAAAGGATTTAAAATATTTTTTGCCAAACTTAAGGCTCCAACAAACGCTACTATTCCATATACTAAAATTAAAATAGATATAGTTTTAATTATTATATGTTCAAATTGTTTTAAATAAACACCAGTTGCTATTAAAAGGATTGCCCATAAATATATTACATAATTAGGTATAACTCTATCTAACATCCAAATAGCAATTGCCAACATTACGATTCCAAATAGTTTTGTTATTGTATCCATCCAAATACCTGGTTTTGGCATAAACTTTCCTGCACCAAGACCAATAAGTAATAAAGGAACTCCCATACCAATACTTAATACAAATAAAGCTATTCCACCCAAAATTGCATCACCTGTTTGACCAATATAAACTAAAGCACCAGCAAGTGGAGGAGCAACACAAGGACCAACAATTAGTGCAGATAAAAATCCCATAATTGCTATTCCTATAACGCCTTGTTTCTCTTTTCCATCTGTTGTTTTATTTATTTTATTTTGTAAACTTTGAGGTAATTCTAACTTATAATATCCAAACATAGAAAGAGCAAGTGCCACAAATATTAAAGCAAAAATAACTAAAACATAAGGATTTTGTAACATAACTTGTAAATTAGAACCAAATAATCCTGCAATAACACCTGCAATTGTATAAGCAAGAGCCATTGACAATACATAAACTAAAGATAAAGAAAAACCTCTAAAAGCAGTAAGTTTTTCTTTATTACTCGCTTTTACAATAATTGAAGAGAGTATAGGGATCATAGGAAAAACACAAGGTGTAAAAGATAATAATAATCCAAATGTAAAGAAAGTAAATAGCACAAAAACTATATTTCCATCTTTTAATGTATTTGTAATTAAATCTGTTTCATTTAAATCTTTATTATTTTCTACTATTTTATTTTTTGAAGGAATAATATTATTTTTGTTATTAGTTATTTTTGAAGAATAAGTTTGAGTCATTGGAGCATAACAAAGACCAGCTTTTGAACATCCTTGAAAATGTACTTCTATTTCATAAGATTTAGAATTTACTTTTGATGAGATTAGTTTTTTAGGTATTTTTATATGTTGATTATCAAAATGTACGATAAATTCTTCATATTTAACAGGCTTAGGAATATCAAGTTCTTTAGTAATTTCAATTCTTTCAGGTTTTGATATAAAAACTTTTAATTTATCATCATATAAATATATATCTTTACCCAAATTCAAAGTAAAAATAATTTCTTGAGTATTCTCTTCAAATTTTGTTTTAAATGCATCTTCTGGTTCTAAAAAATCATAATTCGATGCAAATACACTATAAAAAGAAATTACTAAAAATACAAATAATCTTTTTAACATATAAGTCTATCCTAAAATAAGTTTTTTACATTTGATTGTAATTCTGAAACAGATCTTATTCCAACTTCTTGTTTAACAACTTTACCATCTTTAAAATAAATCAATGTTGGAATTGTTCTAATTCCAAACTTTTGTGCTAATTCAGGTTCTTTATCAACATCAACTTTATAAACTTTAACATTTGGATTTTTTACTTTTTCATATTTATTTAAATTCTGTGTCATAATCTTACATGGAGGGCACCATGTTGCATAAAAATCAACAATTACAGTTTTATCTTTTATCTTTTCATCTATATTCATAATATTTATATGTTCAAAAGCAAAAACAGAAACTACACTTGCCATTAACAAAATAATAAACTTTTTCATCCTATCCCCTCAATCATTTTTATTAATTATAATAAATTATTGTAAAGAGTTTGTTAATATAAAATTGTACAATTTAAATTAACTTTTATTTTATAAGTTTTATTAATAATTTATTGTTAGAATTCTAACTAAATAAGGGGATATTATGCAAGAAGTAATTGACTTAATTCCAAGAAAAGTTGATTTTATGAACAAAGATAATATTGTATTAATTGATGTTAGAACACAAATGGAATTTAAACAAACAGGCATTATAGAAAATTCACATATGCTTACATTTTATGATGAATTTGGGAACTATGATTTAGAAGAGTGGTTAAATAACTTTCAAAAATTAGTAACTTCAAAAGATCAAACATTTATTTTAATTTGTGCACACGCGAATAGAACACGAATGATTGGAAATTACTTAATTCAACAAGAAGGTTATAAAAATTGCGCTCACTTACATGGTGGAATTGCCCAATGGCTACAAGAAGGTAGAAAAACAGTAACTATTTAGTATTATTATTTTTCCAATTATCAAAACCACCTTTTAAATAAATTGCTTGAATAAAACCATCTTTTTTTAATCTTTGTGCTAATTTTTTAGAATTAGTTCCATCTTCATCTACAATTAAAAAACTTCTTTTTGCACTTTTTAAAATTTTCAATAATTTAAATTTCCAAATTTTTAATGATTTTTCATCATTTTTAATAAGTGGTAATTTATAAGACTCTGGAATAACACCAGTTTTTTCTTGTATTTGTTTTGAACGAATATCTACTACTATACCATTTAACGATAAATATTTATCAAGTTTTGTAATATTTAATGATTTTACATCTGAAGCATTTAAAAAAATACTTAAAGATAATAAAAGAAAAAAAAGCCATTTCATGATTTTCCTTTTAATTAATAGAAGAAATTAAATTTCTTCTATTTTGTTTTTTTATACTCTTTGTTTACTTTTTGAAGAATTTCAATTACTTCATCTAAATTATCATAAGGAATATGAGATTTCCACTCAATATCTTTACCATTCAATGCGATTCCAATACTTACAACATCATCTGTTTCTTTTCCATATGGTTCAGTAAGATTTGAAATAATTATTTTACCTTTTTTTGTTCCAGATAAATCAAGAGTTGCTATTTCTGTAGTAACTGACATATTAATTCCTTTTTATTTGATTTGTACTAATTTTGACAAAATTATACTTTTAAATAACTAAATTTTTTATTCTTAATTATTATTTAACTGTTGCTATTTTTTGTCCAAATTTTACTTTTTGATTTAAAAGATTTTCTAATTCAACGCTATCTTCTTCCCAAATCATAACAATTGTCGATCCCATTTTAAAATAACCTAAAGCATCACCTTTATTTATTTCAACACCTTCATAATCAATATATTTAATATCTTTTGCATTTTTATTTGTTTCAACTGTAGGTTCAAAATTAAATACCATTTGTCCTACATTTAATGCACCAATAAAAACCATATAAAAAAGTTTTCCTTTTGCTGATATACACTCTAAAATAACTCTTTCATTTTGCACAAATAATTCAATCTCTTTTTTTAAATATTTAAAATTAACAGGATATAGCTTTCCTGGAATATGAATAAGTTTTTTTATAACAAAATCTATTGGAGCATGGTATCTATGATAATCACTTGGAGCCAAATAGAAATTTATATAAGAGCCATTTTTAACTTTTTGAAAATTATCAGTACAATAATATGTTAATAAATCTTCAAGACTATATTCCATGCCTTTTATTTGAAAAAGAATATCTTCTTTTATTTTTCCACCTTGAGTAATAAAACTATCACAAGGAGAAATAATATTATTTTCTAGCTCATCAATTTGTCTTGGAATTGCCAGTTCTCTAGTAAATAAATCATTTAATGATTTATAATATTTTGCTTTTCTAAATTCACTTAGATCAATTTTAAAAATTTTCACATAAATGCTATTTATAATTTTCTGAAAAAAAGATGGAAACTCTTTTTTTGCGAACTTTCCAAAATATTGAGAAATCAAATTTGTTATATGCATTCTTTTCCTTATTGTATTCATTAATTTTTTATTTTATCCAAATATCACTTGAATTTTAAAATTATAATATAAATTATAGATATAAGTGCTTTTAATATTCTAATAAGTTATTATATATAAATATAAACAAATTTAAGGATATTTTATATGCATAAAATCGTTGTATCAAATCAATGTGGATGCTTCAAAAGAAGTGATTTAAAAAATAATATAAGCTTTGAATCAAAAGATGATGCTTTAGAAAAAGCATTAGAAATGAAAAATACAATGAATACTGAATTTTGTGGAAAACATGAGTTTCAAGTAGTAGAATTTGGTGATAATTTTGTAATATCTTTTGATACTGAACCTAAAAGTACATGTTGTGGAAATGGGTGTTGTGGTTAAACAACACTCATTTTAATCCATTAATTGATCTTTGGGAATTAATATATATAAAGTACCTTTTTCTTTCATCTTACCAGCATATTTAAAAGCCTTATCTCCATATCCCCAAAAGAAATCTGCTCTAATTTCACCTTTAATAGCGCCCCCTGTATCAGCTGCAACCATTAATTTATTTATTTGTTCTTTTGTAATTGGATTTGATGTTGATAAAAATACTGGCATACCAAGAGGAATATAATTTCTATCAACAGCTAAATTTCTTTTTGCTGTTAATTCTACACCTAAAGCACCTGTTGCGCCTTGATTTGCTTTTCTAAAAAACACATAACTTTCATTATGATTTAATATATCATCAACTTTGTCTGGATTTTTATCAAAAAAAGCTTTCATTCCTTGAATTGAAGCATTATTTGGTTTTAAGTATCCTTTTTTTAGCATATATTTTCCAACAGAAGTATATCTTCTTCCATTTTGATTTGCATAACCTACATTTATAATATCACCATTTGTTAGTTTAACTTTTCCAGAACCTTGAATATGAAGTAAAAATAGTTCAAACTTATCATCCACATAACAAATTGGTTCTAAATTTTGATTATCTTTTTTATCTAATACTGCTCTACTATCATATGGAACTACTTTATTGCCTTCTAGTTTCCCTCTTAATCTATATTTCTTCAATTCAGGATAAATAGAAGATAAATCTACCATAACCATATCTTTTGGTGTTTTGTATATTGGATATTTATATTTTTCATCTTTTGTAAGACTTCCATTCAATAAAGGTTCATAATATCCAGTTATTATACCTTCATCTTTACCATTTTTATCAATTAGTTTATATGGTTGAAAATTTGAAATAAAAAAATCTCTGCCATTCTTTGCTTTTAAAGACTCTTCACATACATCTTCAAATAAAGAGAATCTTTTTGATTTTTTGCAGGCTTTTTGAAATGTTTTTAAAGCAAAATCAAAATCATCATTATAAAAATTTTCTATATCATAAAAATTTACTTTTTCCAGTGAGGCTTTAGAGATATTGTCATACTTTTCATACTCTTTTATTGCACATCCAGTAAAAAGAAAAATAGGAACTAAAAAAATTATTAAATATTTCAAATTTACTCCTTTAAATTTGCCATATTTTAACATCTTTAATTAAAAGTTTGATTACATATTACAACTATGTGAAGGAACTTGGTGTAACTCTTTTAAATTACAATTTCTACATTTAAATTCCACTTCTATTACACCTGAACATCCATGGTTTTTTACCACTCTTTTAGTAATAATCTCATTTTT from Malaciobacter molluscorum LMG 25693 includes:
- the dsbD gene encoding protein-disulfide reductase DsbD, with amino-acid sequence MLKRLFVFLVISFYSVFASNYDFLEPEDAFKTKFEENTQEIIFTLNLGKDIYLYDDKLKVFISKPERIEITKELDIPKPVKYEEFIVHFDNQHIKIPKKLISSKVNSKSYEIEVHFQGCSKAGLCYAPMTQTYSSKITNNKNNIIPSKNKIVENNKDLNETDLITNTLKDGNIVFVLFTFFTFGLLLSFTPCVFPMIPILSSIIVKASNKEKLTAFRGFSLSLVYVLSMALAYTIAGVIAGLFGSNLQVMLQNPYVLVIFALIFVALALSMFGYYKLELPQSLQNKINKTTDGKEKQGVIGIAIMGFLSALIVGPCVAPPLAGALVYIGQTGDAILGGIALFVLSIGMGVPLLLIGLGAGKFMPKPGIWMDTITKLFGIVMLAIAIWMLDRVIPNYVIYLWAILLIATGVYLKQFEHIIIKTISILILVYGIVAFVGALSLAKNILNPLEKFISQKVATYEMSELSWKKVRNIEELNLSIKNSTKPVMLDFYADWCVACKEFEEITFKDKQVISKLKKFTLLKADVTKNTIDDKELQKKFGIFGPPGIIFWDKNANEIKKAKIIGYKNPKEFLENLEKNF
- the trxA gene encoding thioredoxin; translated protein: MKKFIILLMASVVSVFAFEHINIMNIDEKIKDKTVIVDFYATWCPPCKIMTQNLNKYEKVKNPNVKVYKVDVDKEPELAQKFGIRTIPTLIYFKDGKVVKQEVGIRSVSELQSNVKNLF
- a CDS encoding rhodanese-like domain-containing protein gives rise to the protein MQEVIDLIPRKVDFMNKDNIVLIDVRTQMEFKQTGIIENSHMLTFYDEFGNYDLEEWLNNFQKLVTSKDQTFILICAHANRTRMIGNYLIQQEGYKNCAHLHGGIAQWLQEGRKTVTI
- a CDS encoding rhodanese-like domain-containing protein gives rise to the protein MKWLFFLLLSLSIFLNASDVKSLNITKLDKYLSLNGIVVDIRSKQIQEKTGVIPESYKLPLIKNDEKSLKIWKFKLLKILKSAKRSFLIVDEDGTNSKKLAQRLKKDGFIQAIYLKGGFDNWKNNNTK
- a CDS encoding phosphatidylserine decarboxylase, producing the protein MHITNLISQYFGKFAKKEFPSFFQKIINSIYVKIFKIDLSEFRKAKYYKSLNDLFTRELAIPRQIDELENNIISPCDSFITQGGKIKEDILFQIKGMEYSLEDLLTYYCTDNFQKVKNGSYINFYLAPSDYHRYHAPIDFVIKKLIHIPGKLYPVNFKYLKKEIELFVQNERVILECISAKGKLFYMVFIGALNVGQMVFNFEPTVETNKNAKDIKYIDYEGVEINKGDALGYFKMGSTIVMIWEEDSVELENLLNQKVKFGQKIATVK
- the mltA gene encoding murein transglycosylase A, whose protein sequence is MKYLIIFLVPIFLFTGCAIKEYEKYDNISKASLEKVNFYDIENFYNDDFDFALKTFQKACKKSKRFSLFEDVCEESLKAKNGRDFFISNFQPYKLIDKNGKDEGIITGYYEPLLNGSLTKDEKYKYPIYKTPKDMVMVDLSSIYPELKKYRLRGKLEGNKVVPYDSRAVLDKKDNQNLEPICYVDDKFELFLLHIQGSGKVKLTNGDIINVGYANQNGRRYTSVGKYMLKKGYLKPNNASIQGMKAFFDKNPDKVDDILNHNESYVFFRKANQGATGALGVELTAKRNLAVDRNYIPLGMPVFLSTSNPITKEQINKLMVAADTGGAIKGEIRADFFWGYGDKAFKYAGKMKEKGTLYILIPKDQLMD